A single window of Leptospira kanakyensis DNA harbors:
- a CDS encoding acyl-CoA thioesterase, with product MARISIDIPEKQIYSTDLSVRISDINFAGHLAHDAILTLTHECRARFFHSHGWTEINVEGKGIVVSDVAIVYKSEAFFPDDLMMQLFVDNVSKKSLEMVYVITHKNGGKEIARAKTAIVFFDYAERKPCPIPEVFLKVLI from the coding sequence GTGGCTAGAATTTCTATCGATATTCCAGAAAAACAAATTTATTCTACGGACTTAAGTGTTCGAATCTCGGATATTAATTTCGCAGGCCATCTTGCTCATGATGCCATATTGACCTTAACCCATGAATGCCGAGCCCGGTTTTTCCATTCGCATGGATGGACAGAAATCAATGTAGAAGGGAAGGGGATTGTGGTATCGGATGTGGCCATTGTTTATAAATCAGAGGCCTTTTTCCCAGATGATTTAATGATGCAACTTTTTGTGGACAATGTGTCCAAAAAATCTTTGGAAATGGTTTATGTGATTACCCATAAAAATGGGGGAAAAGAAATTGCGAGAGCCAAAACAGCCATTGTATTTTTTGATTATGCGGAAAGAAAACCCTGCCCCATCCCAGAGGTTTTTTTAAAAGTCCTTATTTGA
- a CDS encoding glycerol-3-phosphate dehydrogenase/oxidase, which translates to MKQITKNESSRLKNLKEEYDIIIIGGGITGANVLWDATLRGYNCLLVEKNDYASGTSQATSKLIHGGLRYLKNLEFGLVRESLSERRYLAKISPHAVRPMGFIIPIRSWFQRIQLFLGMELYNALSFDRNEEIDADVRLPRYRWNSLGETIYKVLGLDRKSLKGSFQYYDYANPNPEKHTTEFILSAKEKGAHAFNYLAVTTLKKQNSGGYTVGLTDSLTGKKVLVSTKVVVNSAGPWADVIESMTGVTAEKKLVRSKGIHAVVRNICGNECVVLSKRDGSHLFVIPWRGKTIVGTTDTAYDDDPDAFKVKQSELVDLLDEVNYSFGFAKLTLKDVDYYYGGLRPLVEDPGSTEGTYSASRKSEIFHYEKEGFPGFFSALGGKYTTSRAVAESLVNAIDIYSKGTESPCATKFTPLLGGRYQSLKELVNELQFKYPKVSGVKLETLARRYGSGSWKILSLEGKDSYRIPNGEIYYEEEVESMVIHEDIFHLTDFYFRRSGVGTVGTLDPLERTRLDKKIAKTLGWNADRLKEESKLVDERYKWYVD; encoded by the coding sequence ATGAAACAAATTACAAAAAATGAAAGTTCACGTCTAAAAAATTTAAAAGAAGAATATGATATCATTATCATCGGCGGTGGGATCACGGGAGCGAATGTTCTTTGGGATGCAACTCTCCGCGGATACAATTGTTTACTTGTAGAAAAAAATGATTATGCATCTGGAACGAGCCAAGCCACTTCTAAACTCATTCATGGTGGACTTAGGTACTTAAAGAATTTAGAATTTGGATTAGTTCGTGAATCACTTTCTGAAAGACGATACCTTGCAAAAATTTCTCCTCATGCAGTAAGACCTATGGGATTTATCATCCCAATTCGTTCCTGGTTCCAACGGATCCAATTATTTTTGGGAATGGAACTATACAATGCCCTTTCCTTTGATCGTAATGAGGAGATCGATGCCGATGTTCGATTGCCCAGGTACCGATGGAACTCTTTGGGAGAAACCATTTACAAAGTTTTAGGACTCGATAGAAAATCCTTGAAAGGGAGTTTTCAATACTACGACTATGCCAATCCCAATCCAGAAAAACATACAACGGAATTTATTTTATCCGCAAAGGAAAAGGGTGCTCATGCATTCAACTACCTGGCAGTCACTACCTTAAAAAAGCAAAATAGCGGTGGTTATACGGTTGGGTTAACAGATTCCCTTACAGGAAAAAAGGTTTTAGTTTCTACTAAGGTTGTTGTGAATTCAGCAGGTCCTTGGGCAGATGTGATCGAATCCATGACGGGTGTCACAGCAGAGAAAAAACTCGTTCGTTCCAAGGGGATCCATGCGGTAGTCAGAAACATTTGTGGAAATGAATGTGTCGTGTTATCCAAAAGAGATGGGTCTCATCTTTTTGTCATTCCATGGCGTGGTAAAACCATTGTAGGAACCACGGATACTGCTTACGACGATGATCCAGATGCGTTCAAAGTCAAACAATCCGAACTTGTAGATCTATTAGATGAAGTGAATTATAGTTTTGGTTTTGCAAAACTCACTTTAAAAGATGTGGATTATTATTACGGTGGCCTCCGTCCACTAGTGGAAGATCCAGGAAGTACGGAAGGGACTTATTCTGCTTCGAGAAAATCCGAAATCTTTCATTATGAAAAAGAAGGATTCCCTGGATTCTTCTCGGCGTTAGGTGGAAAATATACTACCAGTCGAGCCGTTGCAGAAAGTTTAGTGAATGCAATAGATATTTATTCCAAAGGGACTGAATCTCCTTGTGCCACCAAATTTACGCCACTACTAGGTGGACGATACCAAAGTTTAAAAGAACTAGTAAATGAATTACAATTTAAGTATCCAAAAGTTTCAGGTGTGAAGTTAGAAACATTGGCACGTCGTTATGGTAGCGGCTCTTGGAAGATTTTATCCTTGGAAGGTAAGGATTCTTACCGGATCCCTAATGGAGAGATCTATTATGAAGAAGAAGTTGAATCTATGGTAATCCATGAAGATATCTTTCATTTAACAGATTTTTATTTTAGAAGGTCTGGAGTTGGTACTGTAGGGACGCTTGATCCTTTAGAACGAACTAGGTTAGACAAAAAAATCGCAAAAACATTAGGTTGGAATGCAGATCGTTTGAAAGAAGAATCTAAGTTAGTTGATGAAAGATACAAATGGTATGTTGACTAG
- a CDS encoding diacylglycerol/lipid kinase family protein: MKKMKVILNPVSGGGLSAKVWKRVEPELQKKGIPYEFEATTKEKAARDIANESVKQGFHWIVGIGGDGTFSNIINGLFENGKLINKNVIFSPIPAGRGNDFIKTVKVPKNPIKALEQILEGKERIIDLIAVTYTKADKTKGNYLCLNLADVGMGGEVVYKVNRSRLASIIGGKGVFLLYSFLCLFTYTNKKISLTLSKFEKITNKCRLIVCANGEYAGGGMWFAPKAKLDDGKMDFLAIQDVTVMETLRKFGYLYRGKLSDDSKVISKQITELTAESEEDVFIDVDGENMGQLPAHFKVLPKVLPIKC; this comes from the coding sequence ATGAAAAAGATGAAAGTGATTCTAAATCCTGTATCCGGCGGAGGTCTTTCTGCAAAAGTTTGGAAACGGGTGGAACCGGAGTTACAAAAAAAAGGAATCCCTTATGAATTTGAAGCCACAACCAAAGAGAAAGCCGCTCGTGACATTGCCAATGAATCCGTAAAACAAGGGTTTCATTGGATTGTTGGGATTGGTGGTGATGGAACATTTTCTAATATCATCAATGGACTTTTCGAAAACGGGAAATTAATCAATAAAAATGTTATCTTTAGTCCGATTCCTGCAGGAAGAGGAAACGATTTTATTAAAACTGTTAAAGTCCCGAAAAATCCAATCAAAGCACTGGAACAAATTCTGGAAGGCAAAGAAAGAATCATTGATTTGATTGCAGTCACTTACACCAAAGCTGACAAAACAAAGGGTAATTATCTATGTTTAAATTTGGCAGATGTTGGAATGGGTGGTGAAGTCGTTTATAAAGTCAATAGATCAAGGCTTGCTTCCATCATAGGTGGGAAAGGTGTTTTTTTATTGTACTCCTTTCTCTGTTTATTTACTTACACGAACAAAAAGATTTCTCTTACACTTTCTAAATTCGAAAAAATCACTAATAAATGTCGCCTTATTGTTTGTGCAAATGGCGAGTATGCTGGTGGAGGGATGTGGTTTGCGCCCAAAGCAAAGTTGGATGATGGGAAAATGGATTTTCTTGCAATTCAAGATGTAACAGTGATGGAAACCCTTAGGAAGTTTGGATATTTGTATCGGGGAAAATTGTCTGATGATTCAAAAGTCATCTCTAAACAAATCACTGAGTTAACTGCTGAGTCTGAGGAAGACGTTTTTATCGATGTGGATGGTGAAAATATGGGCCAACTTCCTGCCCATTTCAAAGTTTTACCAAAAGTGTTGCCTATCAAATGTTAA
- a CDS encoding TetR/AcrR family transcriptional regulator: protein MGVSERKKREFAQRESDILNCAIELFRTKHPSLVKMDDIAKQLEIGRGTIYLHFKSKDDLMARIQYEDYVRLRTRLEKSFDEPSAIEMSRKAIRAYIDHCLGDRHMYVVARQCGVNLNINNVSEDMRKLLTDERTNRLTLLEKIYKQAKQENLINSRGTYPNVAVAWGMIRGAVEVILEGHFQNEIKSEKAYLETIEHVLFYGLFSGNKGET, encoded by the coding sequence ATGGGTGTTTCTGAAAGGAAAAAACGTGAGTTTGCACAAAGAGAATCAGATATTCTCAACTGTGCAATTGAACTATTTAGAACCAAACATCCATCTCTTGTTAAGATGGATGATATTGCAAAACAATTGGAGATAGGGAGGGGAACGATCTATCTCCACTTCAAAAGTAAAGATGATTTGATGGCAAGAATCCAGTATGAAGATTATGTACGTCTTCGTACACGTTTGGAAAAATCTTTTGATGAACCGTCTGCGATTGAAATGTCTAGAAAAGCAATCAGGGCTTACATCGATCATTGTTTGGGTGATCGCCATATGTATGTTGTTGCTAGGCAATGCGGAGTGAACTTAAACATTAATAACGTTTCTGAAGACATGCGTAAACTTTTAACGGATGAAAGAACCAACCGCCTAACACTTTTAGAAAAAATCTATAAACAGGCAAAACAAGAAAACTTAATTAATTCCCGAGGAACTTATCCCAACGTCGCAGTGGCTTGGGGTATGATTCGCGGTGCTGTGGAAGTGATTCTGGAAGGGCATTTTCAAAATGAAATTAAAAGTGAAAAAGCCTATTTAGAAACAATTGAACATGTATTATTTTATGGGCTGTTTTCTGGAAATAAAGGAGAGACCTGA
- a CDS encoding FAD-binding oxidoreductase, with amino-acid sequence MQTRNIYKWGSPDVEEKLPEHTLKFLEGQFPVDKEFKASFPKGELPLSTLKKSKITTATLAKLKQIVGKDNVSLDDASRAKHSIGKFYTEIYKARFGEVTDVVDVVVSPKSEQEVTAIIALANAGKIPVIPFGAGSSVTKALQAPKGGISLDLSRLNRILEFNAIDSTVTVEAGVYGPVLEKHLNERGYTCGHFPQSFEFSTVGGWIAAKGAGQASTGYGKMEDILLSLTAITPSGKFESKAYPAASIGPDLFRLFLGTEGSFGVITKATLKIRKFHPENSAKGSFIFKNFEKAVETMRDVMQAGFGKPHFFRIQDPEETDISFHMSGLHGGKEDYFLRFIGYKPMERSLMHIIVDGDPAYAKQVLKKIKKIAKRNGGFSTGESPVNKWLHQRYSSAYLRDYLMDEGIRIDTLETAVSWSNLHELWEKTRAYIKSHENTSCMVHISHAYENGANLYFIFLSPINGKNEITDFVKFHKGIIDSIHKHGGSLSHHHGIGRMLSPWMEGEVGKEGLRILSSLKKTFDPKGIMNPGGLLGLK; translated from the coding sequence ATGCAAACTCGGAATATTTATAAATGGGGATCTCCCGATGTAGAAGAAAAACTACCAGAACATACATTGAAATTTTTGGAAGGGCAGTTCCCTGTAGATAAAGAGTTTAAAGCTTCGTTCCCCAAAGGAGAACTCCCTCTTTCCACTTTAAAAAAATCAAAAATTACAACAGCGACTCTGGCTAAATTAAAACAAATTGTTGGTAAAGACAATGTTTCGTTAGATGATGCCTCTCGAGCAAAACATTCCATCGGTAAATTTTATACAGAAATATACAAAGCTAGATTCGGTGAAGTTACAGATGTTGTTGATGTAGTTGTATCACCAAAGTCGGAACAAGAAGTAACTGCTATCATTGCACTTGCCAATGCAGGTAAAATCCCTGTGATTCCTTTTGGAGCTGGATCCTCGGTCACAAAAGCATTACAAGCTCCAAAAGGCGGAATCTCTTTAGATTTATCTCGTTTGAATCGGATCCTTGAATTCAACGCAATTGATTCTACTGTTACTGTGGAAGCAGGAGTGTATGGCCCTGTTTTAGAAAAACACTTGAACGAACGTGGATATACTTGTGGTCACTTCCCTCAATCATTTGAGTTTTCCACAGTTGGTGGTTGGATCGCTGCCAAAGGAGCCGGGCAAGCTTCCACCGGTTATGGGAAAATGGAAGATATCCTCCTTAGTCTAACAGCGATTACACCTTCCGGTAAGTTTGAATCAAAAGCCTATCCTGCTGCATCCATCGGTCCCGATTTATTTCGTTTGTTTCTAGGAACAGAGGGAAGTTTTGGGGTCATTACCAAAGCCACTTTAAAGATTCGGAAATTTCATCCTGAAAATTCTGCCAAAGGATCTTTTATATTTAAAAACTTTGAAAAGGCTGTGGAAACAATGAGAGATGTGATGCAAGCCGGTTTTGGGAAACCACATTTCTTCCGTATCCAAGACCCAGAAGAAACAGACATTTCTTTTCATATGAGTGGGCTTCACGGTGGAAAAGAAGATTATTTCCTTCGATTCATTGGTTACAAACCAATGGAAAGATCTCTTATGCATATCATCGTTGATGGTGATCCGGCTTACGCAAAACAAGTTTTGAAGAAGATCAAAAAAATTGCAAAACGAAACGGTGGGTTCTCAACAGGTGAGTCTCCTGTAAACAAATGGTTACACCAAAGATATTCGAGTGCTTATCTTAGAGATTATTTAATGGATGAAGGGATTCGAATAGATACTTTAGAGACTGCTGTTAGTTGGTCAAACCTGCATGAGTTATGGGAAAAAACAAGAGCATATATTAAAAGTCATGAGAATACTTCTTGTATGGTTCATATATCCCATGCTTATGAAAACGGAGCCAATTTGTATTTTATTTTCTTAAGCCCAATCAATGGAAAAAATGAAATCACAGATTTTGTTAAATTTCACAAAGGAATCATAGACAGTATCCATAAACATGGAGGTTCATTGTCTCATCATCATGGGATTGGGCGTATGTTATCTCCATGGATGGAAGGGGAAGTGGGGAAAGAAGGTCTTAGAATTTTGTCCTCATTGAAAAAAACTTTCGATCCAAAAGGAATTATGAATCCAGGTGGACTCTTAGGACTTAAATAA
- a CDS encoding VanZ family protein has translation MDKKPYPFLPFEDSLVGEKILLVWQESHHSEKNLKDHLLKALDLTEDQIIFTPNAMKQKLMVSYPTEIRSLIEKGEFGSITNLLLEIAKGKSELNPTPALDITFELMEWILIGFDLDDVLVETLSVLFGTNLTNDFVDQVRAEYIKEFRG, from the coding sequence ATGGATAAAAAACCTTATCCCTTTTTACCGTTTGAAGATTCTCTCGTAGGAGAGAAAATTCTACTTGTTTGGCAAGAAAGCCATCATTCAGAAAAAAATCTAAAAGACCATCTATTAAAAGCTCTGGATCTCACTGAAGACCAGATCATTTTCACACCCAATGCCATGAAACAAAAGTTAATGGTATCTTATCCAACAGAGATTCGTTCCCTCATCGAAAAGGGAGAATTTGGCAGCATCACCAACCTCTTGTTAGAGATTGCAAAAGGTAAATCAGAGTTAAATCCAACACCAGCACTAGACATTACATTTGAACTAATGGAATGGATTCTTATTGGGTTTGATTTGGACGATGTGCTTGTTGAAACTTTATCTGTATTATTTGGAACCAATCTAACAAATGACTTTGTGGATCAGGTGAGAGCGGAGTACATTAAGGAATTTCGCGGTTAA
- a CDS encoding HU family DNA-binding protein translates to MATTPTPMKKSEMLSELAEITGMTKKNVAAFLDSFVDLAYKETKKNGAFIIPGLGKLVKRNRPKRKGRNPATGEAIVIPAKTVVKFTLSKTCKDAVVPPKK, encoded by the coding sequence ATGGCAACAACTCCTACCCCAATGAAGAAGTCCGAAATGCTCAGTGAACTAGCTGAAATAACTGGTATGACCAAAAAGAACGTAGCTGCGTTCCTCGACTCCTTTGTTGATCTCGCGTATAAAGAAACTAAGAAAAACGGTGCATTCATCATTCCTGGTTTAGGAAAACTTGTTAAACGCAATCGTCCAAAACGTAAAGGAAGAAACCCTGCAACTGGTGAAGCGATCGTAATTCCTGCTAAAACTGTTGTTAAATTCACACTTTCTAAAACTTGTAAAGATGCAGTTGTGCCTCCAAAAAAATAA
- a CDS encoding STAS domain-containing protein → MTSPKYKKVVVVFKRTKYELDLETYGSIQAYKEVARQNPEVFERTFESHERQLQSREFLKSQVFPSADFVFRENFDPEDGTKYDLIVAHGGDNHFTYVAHLAGKTHLIGCNSDPDSSVGALLGFTAEELKEATKNNFKQTKLESWSLLDTEIQYPNGTKLKTVPAICELSVRNNSPDLTSRFWISYQGKKEEQKCSGLLVYTGAGSTGWITSCFPKKFAAFSKHEPFFHVYSREIRVKSRETEFSLADFRALDQVEVISEMNGGLAVDSLTERHYPFPPYAKATIRLSPEKLFVIVPLKRGESMQDLPYEIEQKRINGTVIVQIKGRMESGPLDRITQTILDEMVGTDRKHLILDFSELRYISSLGIRMILDVKMNLQKRNKEMALVGVTSSILQVFHLLGLSNAFQFYNDREDALKSFEEPSKS, encoded by the coding sequence ATGACTTCACCCAAGTATAAAAAGGTCGTAGTGGTATTCAAACGTACCAAATACGAATTGGATTTGGAAACTTATGGCTCCATTCAAGCCTATAAAGAAGTCGCACGCCAAAATCCAGAAGTCTTTGAAAGGACTTTTGAATCACACGAAAGGCAATTACAATCTCGAGAATTTCTAAAATCCCAAGTATTTCCAAGCGCAGACTTTGTATTTCGAGAAAACTTTGACCCCGAGGATGGAACCAAATACGATTTGATCGTGGCTCATGGCGGTGATAACCACTTCACTTATGTGGCTCATTTAGCAGGCAAAACTCATTTAATCGGCTGTAATTCCGATCCTGATTCTTCAGTTGGAGCCCTCCTCGGTTTTACCGCAGAAGAATTAAAAGAGGCAACAAAAAACAATTTCAAACAAACGAAATTAGAGTCATGGTCACTTCTTGATACTGAAATTCAATATCCTAATGGAACCAAACTCAAAACAGTTCCTGCCATTTGCGAACTTTCTGTCCGAAACAATAGTCCTGATCTCACTTCAAGGTTTTGGATTTCTTACCAAGGGAAAAAAGAAGAACAAAAATGTTCAGGCCTCCTTGTTTATACAGGAGCCGGTTCCACAGGTTGGATCACCTCCTGTTTTCCCAAAAAATTCGCAGCTTTTTCCAAACATGAGCCGTTTTTCCATGTTTATTCTCGAGAAATTCGAGTGAAGTCCCGAGAAACAGAGTTTTCCTTGGCAGATTTCAGGGCTTTGGATCAAGTGGAAGTTATTTCTGAAATGAACGGTGGATTGGCCGTCGATTCCCTTACGGAAAGACATTATCCTTTTCCACCTTATGCCAAAGCGACAATTCGTTTATCGCCTGAGAAATTATTTGTAATTGTTCCGCTAAAGAGAGGGGAATCCATGCAAGACTTACCATACGAAATAGAACAAAAACGCATCAATGGAACCGTCATCGTCCAAATCAAAGGTCGTATGGAGTCGGGTCCACTCGATCGAATCACTCAAACGATCTTAGATGAAATGGTCGGAACCGATAGAAAACATCTGATTCTGGATTTTTCAGAGCTCAGATACATATCGAGTCTTGGAATTCGAATGATTTTAGATGTAAAAATGAACTTACAAAAAAGAAATAAAGAGATGGCACTCGTAGGAGTGACTAGTTCCATCCTCCAAGTATTTCATTTGTTAGGACTTTCCAATGCTTTTCAATTTTATAATGACCGTGAGGATGCATTGAAGTCATTTGAGGAGCCATCTAAGTCCTAG
- a CDS encoding HDOD domain-containing protein: MSIPPLITFQEDFLSGKLISKEYVHFSEIDCPELDVWIGRIVRSISLEFLHEILFTILSELLVNGCKANGKRVFFEEQGLNLWDQNDYSRGIPLYKDEFGHNRKRVFLALDNSPYKITLSTIFKEDYIEFRVRNNAKILPEEKNRILKRVQASAKYKNINDAYRESIDNEESSGLGIVLIHILLRNSGISNQFFQLMTTEDYTEVIIRIPKQLIPKENQVNIKNLLVREVNNLPPLPPQIQKLIVIAKKKDVDWHEISAQVEKDPAITAEILKIANSPLFGAHTPIISVLEGVKRIGLKNLESIFLTLGAKKILNSRYAKQVLVWTHSFKTSMYARFLIEDSKKHLKLLEPAIICGLLHDLGRMVLLSLDLSQVNQIRVLRSDDSNEISEWVEEYTLGTTHSEIGYLMSEKWKFPEEILDVIRYHHKPWQCKTRNNILCQIIYLADILANIGRGKGNYFTVEPEVLEYFEIKSEKEFRDMQDRFKLQFEEHREEYQNLLI, translated from the coding sequence ATGTCGATTCCCCCACTCATTACCTTCCAGGAGGACTTCCTTTCCGGAAAACTAATTTCCAAAGAATATGTCCACTTTTCGGAAATCGACTGCCCGGAACTCGATGTGTGGATAGGAAGGATAGTTCGGAGTATCTCTTTAGAATTCCTCCATGAGATTCTATTTACAATCCTAAGTGAACTACTAGTAAACGGATGTAAGGCTAACGGGAAACGTGTTTTTTTCGAGGAACAGGGTTTGAATCTTTGGGATCAAAACGACTACAGCCGAGGAATCCCTCTTTACAAAGATGAATTTGGCCACAATCGCAAACGAGTCTTTTTGGCCCTAGACAACTCACCATACAAAATAACCCTAAGCACAATTTTCAAAGAAGATTATATTGAATTCAGAGTTCGCAATAATGCGAAAATCCTCCCAGAAGAAAAAAACAGAATCCTAAAACGAGTACAGGCATCTGCAAAATACAAAAATATAAATGATGCTTATCGTGAATCCATTGACAACGAAGAAAGTTCAGGACTTGGGATCGTTCTCATTCATATCTTACTCAGAAATTCTGGGATTTCTAATCAATTCTTTCAACTGATGACAACAGAAGATTATACTGAAGTCATCATCAGAATTCCGAAACAACTCATCCCAAAAGAAAACCAAGTCAATATCAAAAACCTTTTGGTTCGGGAAGTGAACAACCTACCTCCCCTACCCCCACAAATTCAAAAGCTCATAGTGATTGCGAAAAAAAAGGATGTAGATTGGCACGAAATATCTGCACAGGTAGAAAAAGATCCAGCCATTACAGCCGAGATACTCAAAATTGCAAATTCACCTTTATTCGGAGCTCATACACCGATCATCTCTGTTTTGGAAGGTGTAAAACGGATCGGACTTAAAAATCTTGAATCAATTTTTTTGACTTTAGGAGCCAAAAAAATACTTAACTCTCGTTATGCGAAACAAGTATTAGTTTGGACACATTCCTTTAAAACCTCGATGTATGCGAGATTTCTCATTGAAGATAGTAAAAAACACCTAAAATTATTAGAACCAGCAATCATTTGTGGGTTACTTCATGATCTAGGTAGAATGGTTCTCCTCTCCCTTGACCTAAGTCAGGTCAACCAAATTCGGGTTCTAAGGAGTGATGACAGTAACGAAATTTCAGAATGGGTGGAAGAATATACGTTAGGGACAACACATTCTGAAATAGGATATTTGATGTCAGAAAAATGGAAGTTCCCTGAAGAAATTCTAGATGTCATCCGTTACCATCACAAACCTTGGCAATGTAAAACCAGGAACAATATCCTTTGCCAAATCATTTATTTAGCGGATATTTTGGCAAATATTGGCCGAGGTAAAGGTAACTATTTCACTGTAGAACCCGAAGTATTGGAATATTTCGAAATTAAATCTGAAAAAGAATTTCGCGATATGCAAGATAGGTTTAAACTACAATTTGAGGAACATAGAGAAGAATACCAAAATCTCTTAATTTAG
- a CDS encoding Crp/Fnr family transcriptional regulator, with product MSKLNIPPNQRIFKEGELNNAMYIILQGNVEIFFTVNNSQTRLALMKPGDFFGEMALFSSNPRSATARTITNCEVAVIESKQQLENFLVKNPKFAAKMVSIMADRLARTNELLISSMEKSVAKKIEFSNDVGKEHQIGISDVQEVE from the coding sequence ATGAGCAAACTCAACATTCCGCCGAATCAGAGGATCTTCAAAGAAGGGGAACTGAATAATGCGATGTACATCATCCTCCAAGGAAACGTTGAGATATTTTTTACAGTGAATAATAGCCAAACCCGACTGGCTCTGATGAAACCGGGTGATTTTTTTGGTGAGATGGCTTTGTTTAGTTCTAATCCAAGAAGTGCCACTGCACGAACGATTACAAATTGCGAAGTTGCGGTCATTGAGAGTAAACAACAGTTAGAAAACTTTCTTGTGAAAAATCCAAAGTTTGCCGCAAAGATGGTTTCGATTATGGCTGATAGACTTGCTCGCACCAATGAGTTACTCATTAGTAGTATGGAAAAATCAGTGGCTAAGAAAATTGAGTTTAGTAATGACGTTGGGAAAGAACACCAAATTGGGATTAGTGATGTCCAAGAGGTGGAGTGA
- a CDS encoding acyltransferase: MEWELLGIILAGVGALYLWVFRIPYSFPHPLANPVGRENRFDILRGFAMIGIVIIHIHSYFQFFHPADTSVIRTTLFLSNLSRFSVPLFILTSAIFLRKKEGYWISKFKNLLVPYTFASVFGYLVKYNHYTVLEFLQFYLLGKVFAPFYFVPLLIQFYIFFYIFEKILMNSKYSNLLLFVSFFINLSSNLGFFDSLLPKDYHSISIFNYIFFFLLGIRIGLSKEEKNKPTANVFVLFGTFSLIILFFLTCFSGVYVIDFKNHHLIYPIFFFLAIWEILPKLNHKVSNWICFIGTNSLFIFLLHPFVIHMMHSFDPYSFGGPFFGYILTLILNVGIPTAIAVIVQKGKSLYQSHHSLERQ, translated from the coding sequence ATGGAATGGGAATTACTAGGGATCATACTAGCAGGTGTCGGGGCTTTGTATCTTTGGGTCTTTCGCATCCCCTACTCATTTCCGCACCCTCTCGCCAATCCTGTTGGGAGGGAAAATCGATTCGATATTCTTCGTGGATTTGCAATGATTGGAATTGTAATCATCCACATTCATTCTTACTTCCAATTTTTTCATCCCGCGGACACATCAGTGATCCGAACCACTTTGTTTCTTTCCAATTTATCCAGATTCTCTGTCCCATTATTTATACTAACATCTGCTATCTTTTTACGGAAAAAAGAAGGATATTGGATTTCAAAATTTAAGAACCTTCTGGTTCCGTATACATTCGCTTCTGTTTTTGGATATTTGGTAAAATATAATCATTATACAGTTTTGGAGTTTTTACAATTTTACCTATTAGGAAAGGTATTCGCTCCCTTTTATTTTGTCCCACTCCTGATTCAGTTTTATATTTTCTTCTATATTTTTGAAAAAATCCTAATGAACTCTAAGTATTCAAATTTATTACTTTTTGTCTCATTTTTTATCAATCTAAGTTCGAACTTAGGTTTTTTTGACTCTTTACTTCCAAAGGACTATCATTCTATATCTATTTTTAATTACATTTTTTTCTTTCTGTTGGGAATCCGAATTGGCCTTTCAAAAGAAGAAAAAAATAAACCCACCGCGAATGTATTTGTACTTTTCGGAACTTTTAGTTTAATTATTTTATTTTTCCTAACTTGTTTCAGTGGAGTCTACGTTATAGATTTTAAAAACCACCACTTAATTTATCCTATTTTTTTCTTTTTGGCTATTTGGGAAATCCTACCAAAGTTGAACCATAAAGTATCCAATTGGATTTGTTTTATTGGGACAAATAGCCTTTTTATTTTTCTTCTGCATCCTTTTGTGATTCATATGATGCATAGTTTTGACCCGTATTCCTTTGGTGGCCCATTTTTCGGTTACATTCTAACTTTGATTTTGAATGTAGGAATCCCTACTGCGATCGCAGTTATAGTCCAAAAGGGTAAGTCTTTATATCAATCACACCACTCTCTCGAACGGCAGTGA